From Haloglomus litoreum, the proteins below share one genomic window:
- a CDS encoding Cdc6/Cdc18 family protein, with translation MITDARVLQPEFIPREVQHRDAEVNYLSSVLNPITRGQRADPALLHGPSGAGKTCIAQFLVEQLREEVVNLNYQYVNCWEDHSRFKTLYRLLDGIGRTVDVHRQSTPKDVLLERLKDSNDTPYVVILDEVDQLEDKSLLYDLYRIPHLTMILISNDEDGLFVSMDDRLNSRLTDCERIHFRSYHENELVAILSDRVRWGLTNEVIDTSGLELIAANAGGDARVAIGILRRAARKAKDAPVDKITPDIVQEKTPEVKSEIKQRTVDRLTPHQKLLYNIITENGEIAPQQLYSTYCDRATDPKTKRMVRNYLSKLEHYNLISAEGNTKARIYRTRV, from the coding sequence ATGATTACGGACGCGCGCGTCCTGCAACCAGAATTCATTCCCAGGGAGGTACAACACAGAGATGCTGAGGTCAACTACCTCTCCAGCGTTCTCAACCCAATCACTCGGGGACAACGAGCTGACCCGGCGCTCCTCCACGGCCCATCTGGTGCAGGGAAAACCTGCATCGCACAGTTCCTGGTGGAGCAACTGCGGGAGGAAGTGGTTAACCTGAACTACCAGTATGTGAACTGCTGGGAGGATCATAGCCGCTTCAAAACCCTGTACAGACTGTTGGATGGCATCGGTCGTACCGTCGATGTCCATCGACAGTCAACACCGAAAGACGTCCTTCTTGAACGCCTCAAAGATAGTAATGACACGCCGTACGTCGTTATTTTAGACGAAGTGGACCAGTTGGAGGATAAGTCGCTGCTGTACGATCTGTACCGTATCCCCCACCTCACGATGATCCTCATCAGCAATGATGAGGATGGGCTTTTCGTATCGATGGATGACCGGTTGAACAGCCGCCTCACCGACTGTGAACGCATTCACTTCCGGTCATACCATGAAAACGAACTCGTTGCTATTCTCAGTGACCGAGTCAGGTGGGGACTCACCAACGAAGTGATTGATACGTCCGGTCTGGAGTTGATCGCCGCGAACGCTGGCGGAGACGCCCGTGTTGCTATCGGCATCCTGCGGCGAGCAGCACGGAAAGCAAAGGACGCACCTGTTGACAAAATCACGCCAGACATCGTTCAGGAAAAAACTCCGGAAGTGAAATCGGAAATCAAGCAGCGAACAGTAGATCGCCTCACGCCCCACCAGAAACTCCTGTACAACATCATCACCGAGAACGGTGAAATCGCACCGCAGCAACTCTACAGCACGTACTGTGACCGGGCAACCGACCCGAAGACGAAACGTATGGTTCGGAACTACCTGTCCAAATTAGAGCACTACAACCTCATCTCCGCTGAAGGGAACACGAAGGCCCGAATTTACCGGACACGAGTGTGA
- a CDS encoding DUF4010 domain-containing protein — protein MRDRIDSEDLRATAEFLVLLLVLLVLPDERLDVLLGVNPRQVWLVVVFVAGLSFLGYLLSKIVDPGTAIGFTGALGGAVSPGMTITSLTEQYRRHPEFDLAYTVAAAIASTMLFLRNFVVVAIVSPSIAESLVIPFAAMAGVGFLVTGGIWFRARNRGPPTNELNTPFRIQSALVIGGLVAVILAIVNSVDLSLSASTTRIGIVIATVVQLSVYVTVTWIAGARQIAKMIAVTLLGSASVGITLVVS, from the coding sequence ATGAGAGACCGAATCGATTCGGAAGACCTCAGAGCGACAGCTGAATTTCTTGTTCTTCTCCTCGTCTTGCTGGTTTTACCTGACGAGCGCCTCGATGTACTGCTCGGAGTGAACCCGCGACAAGTCTGGTTAGTCGTGGTGTTCGTCGCAGGACTGAGTTTTCTCGGGTACCTCCTATCCAAGATAGTCGATCCGGGGACTGCAATCGGGTTCACCGGAGCACTGGGGGGTGCCGTGTCCCCTGGAATGACAATCACATCACTCACTGAACAGTACCGGCGTCATCCGGAGTTCGATCTTGCCTACACGGTCGCAGCCGCAATCGCATCGACGATGCTGTTCTTACGGAATTTCGTCGTGGTTGCCATCGTCAGTCCTTCAATCGCCGAATCTCTCGTGATTCCATTCGCGGCAATGGCTGGGGTTGGGTTCCTCGTTACAGGGGGGATCTGGTTTCGTGCTCGAAATCGTGGACCACCAACGAACGAATTGAATACTCCGTTTCGGATTCAATCAGCATTAGTGATTGGTGGGCTCGTCGCGGTCATTCTCGCCATCGTCAATTCCGTTGATTTATCTCTTTCAGCAAGCACGACCCGAATTGGAATCGTCATAGCGACCGTGGTACAGCTATCTGTATACGTCACAGTCACGTGGATAGCTGGTGCAAGGCAGATTGCTAAAATGATTGCTGTGACCCTACTTGGTAGCGCGAGCGTTGGAATAACGCTCGTCGTTTCATAA
- a CDS encoding PEP/pyruvate-binding domain-containing protein, whose product MPRTELAEVRDRRFVLSLDEEGAADLNLTGGKGANLARLVEAGLPIPTGVCVTTAASQVLFEESNIQAEIESLEALKPENTDEIVSKSEELRTKIRETEIPEHVQRAISNALDTLGADSYAVRSSATAEDLPTASFAGMHETFLGIDQENAPEYVQECIASLFTERAVSYRLRNDVSHSEVAMAVVVQTMVEPEVAGVLFTADPVSGNRHIASIDANYGLGDTVVAGDVSPDNARVDRRTGEVLEYEVGEKRLALRSGKDGQDEPSLEEVSTAHRESRALTDAQLRKLVELGEDVEELLGSPQDIEWALVDGEFMLLQSRPITSLYPLPSPAPADDQLHVYFSIGHQQAMAEALPPLVVDWMRETVNRSVARFLSPESDQSFAVEAGHRVYVDLTPLLRGEVTRKIALRVLDSMSEPATCALEDILDRHEDTFFQDTLTNRLRTLGRVSRRLLPLAVSNTPHLLARLLKPFLLGPPDAERVRARIEREGEKMATRVTQPESRSERIRVAFEETELGTLVASIGSKSMPYLLAGVVAGNVLERLYPNADDELTALSRGFDEEIATEINQRLGDLADIAREHPDVEAAIRDKSTLSEIEDVDGGTQFVAAFETFLDDFGFRASNEIDLSRPRWRDDPSILFQTIRSNLRRSEQGEHRKHLDQLKHDAGEAAEELENRASRGLLGPVKRPIVGQLIRVYRGGIQLREHHKHGAARFLAAIHDCVSDVGTELAKAGVLEHPEDVWYLRKEELLDSLDDESSLDVDISERRDTHQRYASMTAPPILTSEGETPTGKRNGSPSEHVLTGTPVSSGLVEGVAKVMHDPSEQSISKGEILVAPSTDVGWTPLFQDATGLVMEVGGRMTHGALVAREYGIPAVVSVANVTDEIRTGERIRIDGERGTVELLDRTDQPTGDLDSESKR is encoded by the coding sequence ATGCCAAGGACCGAGTTGGCCGAGGTGCGTGACCGCCGGTTTGTCCTCTCGTTGGACGAAGAAGGAGCTGCAGATCTCAATTTGACTGGCGGAAAGGGTGCAAATCTCGCTCGCTTAGTCGAAGCAGGCCTGCCAATCCCCACTGGAGTGTGTGTGACGACTGCCGCTTCTCAGGTTCTCTTTGAAGAGTCTAACATCCAAGCCGAAATCGAATCGTTGGAGGCCCTCAAACCGGAGAACACAGACGAAATTGTATCCAAGAGTGAGGAACTCAGAACGAAGATCCGGGAGACGGAAATCCCCGAACACGTCCAACGGGCCATCTCGAACGCACTCGACACGCTCGGTGCCGACTCGTACGCCGTTCGGTCGAGTGCGACGGCCGAAGATTTGCCGACGGCGTCATTCGCCGGAATGCACGAGACGTTCCTCGGAATCGACCAGGAAAACGCCCCCGAGTACGTTCAGGAGTGCATAGCGAGCCTCTTCACGGAACGGGCAGTATCGTACCGGCTTCGGAACGACGTTTCACACTCGGAGGTGGCGATGGCGGTAGTCGTACAGACGATGGTCGAACCAGAGGTTGCCGGAGTACTCTTCACCGCTGATCCTGTGTCCGGTAATCGTCACATTGCATCGATTGACGCTAACTATGGTCTTGGCGATACGGTGGTCGCCGGAGACGTATCCCCCGACAACGCACGTGTTGACCGCCGAACTGGGGAAGTCCTCGAATACGAAGTCGGCGAAAAGCGCCTCGCGCTCCGCTCGGGGAAGGACGGCCAGGATGAGCCATCGCTGGAGGAGGTATCTACTGCGCACCGTGAGAGCCGGGCGTTGACCGATGCCCAACTACGGAAACTCGTAGAGCTCGGGGAAGATGTCGAAGAACTACTCGGCAGCCCACAGGACATCGAATGGGCACTCGTCGATGGCGAGTTCATGCTGCTCCAGTCACGTCCGATCACCTCTTTGTATCCGCTCCCATCACCAGCGCCAGCCGATGACCAGCTGCACGTCTACTTCAGTATCGGTCACCAGCAAGCGATGGCCGAGGCACTCCCACCACTGGTCGTCGATTGGATGCGAGAAACGGTAAACAGATCTGTTGCTCGGTTCCTGTCCCCCGAATCTGACCAGTCGTTCGCAGTCGAAGCCGGACACCGAGTGTATGTGGACCTCACCCCCCTTCTACGGGGGGAAGTAACACGAAAGATTGCTCTTCGCGTCCTCGATTCGATGAGCGAACCGGCGACGTGTGCACTCGAAGATATTCTCGACCGACACGAAGATACATTTTTCCAAGACACGCTCACGAACCGGCTCCGAACGCTCGGTCGCGTGAGCCGACGCCTCCTCCCACTCGCTGTCTCAAACACACCGCATCTGTTGGCCCGTCTCCTCAAGCCGTTCCTTTTGGGGCCACCCGACGCCGAACGCGTCCGTGCTCGTATTGAGCGAGAGGGAGAGAAGATGGCGACTCGTGTCACTCAACCCGAGTCCCGGAGCGAGCGTATTCGAGTGGCGTTCGAGGAAACTGAACTCGGTACGCTGGTCGCTTCGATAGGAAGCAAGTCGATGCCGTATCTCCTGGCCGGCGTCGTGGCGGGTAATGTACTGGAACGGCTGTATCCAAACGCAGACGACGAACTCACAGCACTCAGCCGCGGATTCGACGAGGAGATAGCCACCGAAATCAATCAGCGGCTCGGTGACCTCGCAGATATTGCTCGGGAACATCCTGACGTTGAAGCGGCGATTCGAGACAAATCCACACTCTCAGAGATCGAAGATGTCGATGGCGGAACCCAATTTGTGGCGGCTTTCGAGACGTTCCTTGACGACTTTGGCTTCCGGGCGAGTAACGAAATAGATCTGAGCCGACCACGCTGGCGAGACGACCCCTCAATACTCTTTCAGACGATTCGAAGTAATCTTCGGAGGAGTGAACAGGGAGAACACCGCAAACACTTGGATCAACTGAAACACGATGCAGGTGAAGCCGCCGAGGAACTTGAGAATCGCGCTAGTCGAGGACTCTTAGGTCCCGTGAAACGGCCGATTGTGGGGCAGTTGATCCGAGTGTACCGGGGAGGAATTCAACTCCGGGAGCACCACAAGCACGGAGCTGCGCGGTTTCTCGCGGCCATACACGATTGTGTCTCCGATGTGGGAACTGAACTCGCTAAGGCAGGAGTATTGGAACACCCAGAGGACGTCTGGTACCTCCGGAAAGAGGAATTATTGGACTCACTTGATGATGAGTCATCTCTTGATGTAGACATCTCCGAACGACGTGATACTCACCAGCGATATGCGTCAATGACTGCACCACCTATTCTTACGAGCGAGGGTGAGACACCGACAGGCAAGAGAAATGGGTCTCCCTCAGAACACGTGCTCACGGGAACGCCGGTCTCGTCCGGTTTGGTCGAAGGAGTTGCCAAGGTGATGCACGATCCGTCTGAACAGTCGATTTCAAAGGGTGAGATTCTCGTCGCCCCGTCCACGGACGTTGGATGGACACCCTTGTTTCAGGATGCGACTGGGTTAGTGATGGAGGTTGGTGGCCGGATGACACACGGCGCACTGGTCGCACGTGAATACGGTATACCAGCCGTGGTGTCGGTGGCGAACGTGACCGACGAAATTCGAACGGGTGAACGAATTCGAATCGACGGCGAGCGCGGAACCGTCGAGTTACTTGACCGAACGGACCAACCGACGGGAGATCTTGACTCAGAGAGTAAGCGATGA
- a CDS encoding helix-turn-helix domain-containing protein: MRAVTVLVSPPANHPVDHLFTSESRVQRERIFNLTLLEDGTFVLLGRIRGNLAQARAILSDEQDVLGFSISEQDAKAGLVFVHARPPPSIRRLLELRREHGVFFDFPIEATEEGQLKITIVGETNSEIMGILDEIPSEIEVSVERIGPYIEDPKSLTDLLTDRQREILDVALASGYYDVPRHATHGDIAEQLELSVPTVSEHLQKIEARIFGALES; the protein is encoded by the coding sequence ATGAGAGCGGTGACGGTTCTCGTGTCGCCCCCAGCAAATCATCCTGTGGACCACCTGTTTACCAGCGAATCGAGAGTGCAACGAGAGCGCATCTTCAACCTCACTCTCCTCGAAGATGGGACGTTTGTTCTCCTCGGCCGGATTCGGGGGAATCTAGCGCAGGCACGTGCAATTCTCTCGGATGAACAGGACGTTCTCGGGTTCAGTATCTCTGAACAGGACGCGAAAGCCGGACTCGTGTTTGTGCATGCTCGGCCGCCTCCGTCCATTAGGCGACTCCTTGAGCTCCGTCGTGAGCACGGTGTGTTCTTTGACTTCCCTATTGAGGCGACGGAAGAGGGACAGCTCAAAATCACGATAGTCGGAGAGACTAACAGCGAAATTATGGGTATATTGGACGAAATCCCATCAGAGATCGAGGTATCGGTCGAACGAATCGGTCCCTATATTGAGGATCCGAAATCGCTGACAGACTTACTAACCGACCGGCAGCGAGAAATACTGGATGTTGCCCTGGCAAGCGGGTACTACGACGTTCCCCGACACGCGACCCACGGAGACATCGCTGAACAACTTGAACTCTCAGTACCGACAGTAAGTGAACATCTCCAGAAGATCGAAGCGAGAATCTTCGGTGCTCTCGAATCCTGA
- a CDS encoding FAD-dependent monooxygenase: MSSDPLPKDAVESHTDVLIVGAGPTGLALAIELSRRDIEYRLLEKNDSTVSSSRALGINPRTLQAFEDMGLLDGILAKGFRLTGQRLYRGDEQLVRLSTDSVHNDTEYPYLWILPQYDTEDALLGRLTELGGAVEFETEVAEFDQDEDSVTARLTHTDDGNHREEIVHASYLVGCDGGSSMVRKTLGLDFSGETRSETFFLADITVTSDWPSREALTWFHEDGIIAVLPIDGEDTWRVFAEISEVPEDERPVPTPEGVQTLLAGRTADERAEVHDIIWSSDYTVNQRMVDQYRSGNAFLAGDAAHVHSPFGAMGMNTGIQDAYNLGWKLALVVSGAADATLLDTYEEERRPVAEEVLGGTGPSTGLISSTNPVIEALREHVLSPLLKQERVQARLLSATTQLGINYRRSSLSQTSDVSPLDDLLDGGNLRELVGREWQTWRAPKAGDRVLDGPCEGRGGTDISLYDELHCESGFSLLLFTGKHEAADEVGVSVAQAVADQVGDVVRPYRIVLDKLPSDERDVETLIDKDGTLHERYGALTPVFFVVRPDDYIGFRGAVSNTVPLDEYFNEVIGLHVNE, translated from the coding sequence ATGAGCTCCGATCCTCTCCCCAAAGACGCCGTTGAGAGCCACACAGATGTTCTCATTGTCGGTGCCGGGCCGACAGGACTAGCGCTGGCAATTGAACTCTCCCGACGGGACATAGAGTACCGACTCCTTGAGAAGAACGATTCGACGGTGTCGAGTTCCCGTGCACTCGGCATTAATCCACGGACCCTTCAGGCATTCGAGGATATGGGCCTCCTCGATGGGATTCTGGCGAAGGGGTTCAGACTCACTGGCCAGCGTCTCTACCGTGGTGACGAACAACTCGTCCGCCTGAGCACTGACAGCGTCCACAACGATACAGAGTATCCGTATCTCTGGATACTTCCACAGTACGATACCGAGGATGCACTTCTCGGTCGGTTGACCGAACTCGGTGGTGCGGTCGAATTCGAAACCGAGGTCGCCGAGTTCGACCAAGACGAAGATTCGGTGACTGCTCGGCTCACCCACACCGACGATGGTAACCACCGCGAGGAGATCGTCCATGCGTCGTACCTCGTCGGCTGTGATGGTGGCAGTAGCATGGTTCGAAAGACGCTCGGGCTGGACTTCTCCGGGGAAACGCGGTCAGAGACATTCTTCCTCGCGGATATCACTGTAACGAGTGACTGGCCCTCGCGGGAGGCACTTACGTGGTTTCACGAGGACGGTATCATCGCCGTGCTTCCCATCGATGGGGAGGACACCTGGCGTGTGTTCGCCGAGATCTCGGAGGTTCCGGAGGACGAACGCCCGGTACCGACACCGGAAGGTGTGCAGACGTTACTTGCCGGACGGACCGCTGATGAGCGAGCGGAAGTTCACGACATCATCTGGTCGTCGGACTACACAGTCAATCAGCGAATGGTGGACCAGTACCGAAGCGGCAACGCATTTCTTGCGGGGGATGCCGCACACGTACACAGCCCGTTCGGTGCGATGGGTATGAATACAGGCATCCAGGACGCCTACAATCTTGGGTGGAAGCTCGCACTCGTCGTTTCGGGTGCTGCCGACGCGACGTTGCTCGATACGTACGAGGAGGAGCGACGACCGGTCGCCGAAGAGGTTCTCGGAGGGACAGGTCCATCAACGGGACTAATTAGCTCTACAAACCCCGTGATTGAAGCACTTCGTGAACACGTTCTTAGCCCGCTTCTTAAACAGGAGCGTGTTCAGGCACGGTTGCTGAGTGCAACGACACAACTCGGAATCAACTACCGAAGAAGCTCGCTCTCGCAGACTTCGGACGTGTCTCCCCTGGATGATTTACTCGATGGCGGCAATCTTCGGGAACTCGTCGGACGGGAGTGGCAGACCTGGCGTGCACCAAAGGCGGGCGACCGGGTACTTGACGGTCCATGTGAGGGGAGAGGTGGAACCGATATTTCCCTCTACGACGAACTGCATTGTGAAAGTGGCTTCTCGCTGCTGCTATTCACGGGTAAACATGAAGCGGCTGATGAAGTAGGCGTGTCGGTTGCTCAAGCGGTAGCTGATCAAGTCGGTGACGTTGTTCGGCCCTACCGTATCGTTCTGGACAAACTACCTAGCGACGAGAGAGATGTTGAGACATTGATTGATAAGGACGGGACACTTCACGAACGGTACGGAGCGCTCACACCGGTATTCTTTGTCGTCCGTCCAGACGACTACATCGGATTCCGTGGTGCAGTATCTAACACAGTCCCACTCGATGAGTACTTCAATGAGGTAATTGGCCTTCACGTAAACGAGTAG
- a CDS encoding alpha/beta hydrolase — protein MAGADLDALDPECARVVREFLAEGLPEWHTLSVASARRLEDELFSGGDGPELAATREFAIEGPAGDELPLRAYRPAAEGPDGDKPDAAISNRPTVVFSHGGGWTLGTLDSADDICRELAARTGALVLSVDYRLAPEHPFPAALDGAYRATEWADANADALGGGGPLVVAGTSAGGGLAAAVALRAAIEDGPDIAAQVLLYPMLDRDTTRASYAEHGDGPLLTTADVCWFWSQYLRSPVDAHNPFAAPLRADVDLLTEAPPAVVATAGVDPLRDEGRAYADRLAAVDVPVTRVHEPDLCHGFCSLTDDVPAADRAMDEICEGLAAHLA, from the coding sequence ATGGCCGGAGCCGATCTCGACGCCCTGGACCCGGAGTGTGCGCGCGTGGTGCGCGAGTTCCTGGCCGAGGGGCTGCCGGAGTGGCACACGCTGTCGGTCGCGAGCGCGCGCCGCCTCGAGGACGAACTGTTCTCGGGCGGCGACGGCCCGGAGCTGGCCGCGACCCGCGAGTTCGCCATCGAGGGGCCCGCAGGCGACGAGCTCCCGCTCAGGGCCTACCGGCCGGCGGCCGAGGGGCCGGACGGCGATAAACCGGATGCGGCGATATCGAATCGCCCGACCGTGGTCTTCAGCCACGGCGGGGGCTGGACGCTCGGGACCCTCGATTCGGCGGACGACATCTGCCGGGAGCTGGCCGCTCGGACGGGCGCACTGGTGCTCTCGGTCGACTACCGGCTCGCGCCCGAGCACCCGTTCCCCGCGGCGCTCGACGGCGCATATCGGGCGACCGAGTGGGCGGACGCGAACGCCGACGCGCTGGGCGGCGGCGGGCCGCTGGTGGTCGCCGGCACGTCGGCGGGCGGCGGACTCGCGGCCGCGGTCGCGCTCCGGGCGGCAATCGAGGACGGCCCCGATATCGCGGCTCAGGTGCTGCTGTACCCGATGCTCGACCGGGACACCACGCGGGCGTCGTACGCGGAACACGGCGACGGGCCGCTGCTGACGACGGCGGACGTGTGCTGGTTCTGGTCACAGTACCTCCGCTCGCCGGTGGACGCCCACAACCCCTTCGCGGCGCCGCTCCGGGCCGATGTCGACCTGCTCACGGAGGCCCCGCCGGCGGTCGTCGCCACGGCGGGCGTGGACCCGCTGCGCGACGAGGGCCGGGCGTACGCCGACCGGCTGGCGGCCGTGGACGTGCCCGTCACACGGGTCCACGAACCCGACCTCTGCCACGGGTTCTGCTCGCTGACGGACGACGTGCCGGCCGCCGACCGGGCGATGGACGAGATCTGCGAGGGGCTGGCTGCGCACCTGGCGTGA
- a CDS encoding CDGSH iron-sulfur domain-containing protein: MDEDIHEYDGDAIDVTWDGERCIHARECVHGLPEVFDTDRRPWIDPDGADADEVARVVERCPTGALHFERADGSGETTPRRNTVTLAPDGPLYLRGDVVIEGDDGETRLQDTRVALCRCGASDNKPLCDGTHGDEAVAFDADGVAPDAVVVTDDGDDGGPDDPIRVTPTEDGPFVVDGRYDLRDADGDESREGGALCRCGGSAGKPFCDGTHADIGFSSDD; this comes from the coding sequence ATGGACGAGGACATCCACGAGTACGACGGGGACGCGATCGACGTGACCTGGGACGGCGAGCGCTGCATCCACGCCCGCGAGTGCGTCCACGGGCTCCCCGAGGTGTTCGACACCGACCGGCGGCCGTGGATCGACCCCGACGGGGCCGACGCCGACGAGGTGGCCCGCGTCGTCGAGCGCTGCCCGACCGGCGCACTCCACTTCGAGCGCGCGGACGGCAGCGGGGAGACGACACCCCGGCGCAACACGGTGACACTCGCGCCCGACGGCCCGCTCTACCTCCGGGGTGACGTGGTCATCGAGGGCGACGACGGCGAGACGCGGCTCCAGGACACCCGGGTCGCGCTCTGTCGTTGCGGTGCCTCGGACAACAAGCCCCTGTGCGACGGGACCCACGGCGACGAGGCCGTCGCCTTCGACGCCGACGGGGTCGCCCCGGACGCGGTGGTCGTCACCGACGACGGGGACGACGGGGGCCCGGACGACCCCATCCGCGTCACCCCCACCGAGGACGGCCCGTTCGTCGTCGATGGCCGGTACGACCTCCGGGACGCCGACGGGGACGAGTCACGCGAGGGCGGCGCCCTCTGTCGGTGCGGCGGCTCGGCCGGCAAACCGTTCTGCGACGGTACGCACGCCGACATCGGCTTCTCCAGCGACGACTGA
- a CDS encoding serine/threonine-protein kinase RIO2 — translation MVRNVAGEMAELEPEDFHLLSGLEHGMRFSRWVAEGKLPGFSGLDSENVDYRLDRCERRGLVERKTIQYTGYRLTFEGYDALALHTFAERDTIDGVGGPLGVGKESDVYEVRSFQPLALKYHREGYTNFREVDKERDYTSDKEHISWFYTARKAAEREYEALETLYPDVRVPRPVDQNRHAIVMAKMDGVELSRAGLEDGQVVPVLDLVLDEMTGAYREGFVHADMSEYNVFVGSDGVTVFDWPQAVPTDHENADELLARDVRNVVGYFTRKYPRRTPEVDESALAEAIREDDFETVREFA, via the coding sequence ATGGTCCGGAACGTGGCCGGTGAGATGGCGGAACTCGAGCCGGAGGACTTCCACCTGCTGTCCGGCCTGGAGCACGGGATGCGGTTCTCGCGCTGGGTCGCGGAGGGGAAGCTCCCGGGGTTCTCGGGGCTCGACTCGGAGAACGTCGACTACCGGCTGGACCGCTGTGAGCGCCGCGGCCTCGTCGAGCGCAAGACCATCCAGTACACCGGCTACCGGCTCACGTTCGAGGGGTACGACGCGCTGGCGCTGCACACCTTCGCCGAGCGCGACACCATCGACGGGGTCGGCGGCCCGCTGGGCGTGGGCAAGGAGTCGGACGTCTACGAGGTCCGCAGCTTCCAGCCGCTCGCGCTGAAGTACCACCGCGAGGGGTACACCAACTTCCGCGAGGTGGACAAGGAGCGTGACTACACCAGCGACAAGGAGCACATCTCCTGGTTCTACACCGCGCGCAAGGCCGCCGAGCGGGAGTACGAGGCCCTCGAGACGCTCTACCCCGACGTCCGCGTGCCGCGCCCGGTCGACCAGAACCGCCACGCCATCGTGATGGCGAAGATGGACGGCGTGGAGCTGTCACGCGCGGGACTGGAGGACGGGCAGGTCGTGCCCGTACTCGACCTCGTCCTCGACGAGATGACCGGCGCGTACCGCGAGGGGTTCGTCCACGCCGACATGTCCGAGTACAACGTCTTCGTCGGGAGCGACGGCGTGACGGTGTTCGACTGGCCCCAGGCCGTCCCGACCGACCACGAGAACGCCGACGAACTGCTGGCGCGGGACGTGCGCAACGTGGTGGGCTACTTCACCCGGAAGTACCCGCGCCGGACGCCCGAGGTGGACGAGTCCGCACTGGCCGAGGCCATCCGGGAGGACGACTTCGAGACGGTCCGCGAGTTCGCCTGA
- the yjjX gene encoding inosine/xanthosine triphosphatase: MRVGVGSGNPVKRAATERAFEAADRSASVEAVAVESGVSEQPIGDDETIRGAKTRARRALEGYDVGIGIEGGVADGPDGRYLIMWAAATDGRELGLGSGPQLRLPAGIADRVDAGEELGPVMDEVVGLSSVARKQGAAGVLTGGIIDRESALCHAVAGALGPFLTEYYASDAAPK, translated from the coding sequence ATGCGAGTCGGCGTCGGGAGCGGGAACCCGGTGAAGCGTGCGGCGACCGAGCGGGCGTTCGAAGCGGCCGACCGGTCGGCGTCGGTCGAAGCCGTCGCCGTCGAGTCGGGCGTGAGCGAACAGCCCATCGGCGACGACGAGACCATCCGGGGTGCGAAGACCCGGGCGCGGCGGGCCCTCGAGGGATACGACGTCGGTATCGGCATCGAGGGAGGTGTCGCCGACGGGCCCGACGGGCGGTACCTCATCATGTGGGCGGCGGCGACGGACGGCCGGGAACTCGGCCTCGGGAGCGGGCCGCAGCTCCGGCTCCCGGCGGGAATCGCCGACCGGGTCGACGCCGGCGAGGAGCTGGGACCGGTGATGGACGAGGTGGTGGGCCTGTCGAGCGTCGCGCGCAAGCAGGGCGCGGCGGGCGTCCTGACCGGCGGCATCATCGACCGCGAGAGCGCCCTGTGCCACGCCGTTGCCGGTGCGCTCGGGCCGTTCCTGACGGAGTACTACGCGAGCGACGCTGCCCCGAAGTGA
- a CDS encoding NUDIX hydrolase, whose translation METTRHFTATIYVVNDGATALHDHHRIDGLIPPGGHVDRDELPHEAGLREVREETGLDPTLLDSTPEVPAPDGRALPQPRHQLLYDINVHDGRVGHQHIDHVYFATVPSRDIDPAPGEDGPEVWDWFTPAELRGGDTDLGATPDPDTVEIGIEAIEAAESG comes from the coding sequence ATGGAGACGACCCGCCACTTCACCGCGACCATCTACGTCGTCAACGACGGCGCCACCGCCCTCCACGACCACCACCGCATCGACGGGCTCATCCCGCCGGGTGGGCACGTCGACCGCGACGAACTCCCGCACGAGGCCGGGCTGCGCGAGGTCCGCGAGGAGACCGGCCTCGACCCGACGCTGCTGGACTCGACACCCGAGGTCCCCGCGCCCGACGGGCGCGCGCTCCCGCAGCCGCGCCACCAGTTGCTGTACGACATCAACGTCCACGACGGGCGGGTCGGCCACCAGCACATCGACCACGTCTACTTCGCGACGGTCCCCTCGCGCGACATCGACCCCGCGCCCGGCGAGGACGGGCCGGAGGTCTGGGACTGGTTCACCCCGGCGGAACTGCGCGGTGGTGACACCGACCTCGGGGCGACGCCCGACCCCGACACCGTCGAGATCGGCATCGAGGCCATCGAGGCCGCGGAGTCGGGATAG